From the genome of Antennarius striatus isolate MH-2024 chromosome 19, ASM4005453v1, whole genome shotgun sequence, one region includes:
- the ccdc167 gene encoding coiled-coil domain-containing protein 167: MAKLKDKKREKFSVATEIDRLEERRVRCKNNLEKADYRNRRENLSEVERRELEDEMSIMNERIQKLDKDLESLRGENRKNMLLSVALLVVSALVYYAFFYNEEDS; encoded by the exons ATGGCTAAATTAAAAGACAAGAAACGAGAGAAATTCAGTGTCGCCACTGAG ATCGATCGTCTGGAGGAGCGACGAGTGAGGTGCAAAAATAATCTGGAGAAAGCAGATTATAGAAACAGAAGAGAGAACCTGTCTGAAGTCGAAAG ACGGGAACTAGAAGATGAAATGTCAATCATGAATGAGAGGATACAGAAGTTAG acaaGGACCTGGAGTCTCTCAGAGGAGAGAACAGGAAGAACATGCTGCTGTCAGTCGCTCTGCTGGTTGTCAGCGCTCTTGTTTACTATGCCTTTTTTTACAATGAGGAGGACTCATGA